aaaaccctaaatttcCAATCTACTCTCTCCGCCAACGTTGGAGTCTTCAAAGCCCTAACCGTAACCGTAGTCCTGGTGTCTTTGGCGGAAATGGCGGGAGGgaagatgaagaaggagaagcCATCTCATGGTGCTTCAGCTTCAAAGCACTACCAAGGCGGCGTGACGTTCCATAAATCCAAAGGACAGCACATACTGAAGAACCCATTGTTGGTGGACTCCATAGTCGAGAAATCTGGAATCAAGAGCACCGATGTTATCCTCGAGATCGGTCCTGGTACTGGTAATCTGACCAAGAAGCTTCTAGAAGCCGGAAAGTCCGTTATTGCCGTCGAGGTCGATCCTCGTATGGTTCTCGAACTCCAGCGTCGTTTTCAAGGCACCCCATTATCCAATCGGTTAAAGGTATATCTCACAATTAGGATTTCTGCTCCCAAGTTTCTCGAAATTTTTGTTCGTGGCTCTTATGCTTATTTTGAGGCTATAGGCTTATAGCTCAAACTTAGGGTTTCAATTTTGTTTCGGCTTCAatacttgtttatttattttgaagatataGCACAAAATTCGTGTTTCTGCTTTGAACTTTCAAGTTTAATACCTAAATATCCCTTGTTCTTAAAATCTGtgctttttgtttatatttttggtgaattttattgaaaaatcatgGCTTTCTAGTTGTGGTTCTATACAATTGAGCAAATCAAAGGTAGATTTTCTAATCCTTGTGAATGTTAATGGGTGTTTGAATAGTAGGTCTTTCGTATTTACTATCTATTGAATGGGTAACGCTTcaagattttggatttttacaTTCTCTCCAGGGTGTTATACCACTGTAATGTTGCTCAaagtttttctatttattgGTGAATTTGATGTTAACAGGTTATACAAGGAGATGTGCTCAGGTGTGATCTTccatattttgatatttgtgtGGCAAATATCCCTTATCAGATATCTTCTCCTCTCACATTCAAGTTGTTGGCACACAGACCCGTCTTCAGATGCGCTGTTATAATGTTCCAGAGAGAATTTGCAATGAGACTGGTTGCTCAACCTGGTGACAATCTCTACTGCCGTCTTTCTGTGAACACCCAGCTTCTAGCACGGGTATCCCATCTTCTCAAAGTGGGGAAGAATAATTTCAGGCCTCCACCCAAGGTGGATTCCTCTGTAGTTCGGATAGAGCCAAGAAAACCTCTTCCTCCTGTCAATTTCAAGGAGTGGGATGGATTAGTCCGACTTTGTTTCAATAGGAAGAACAAAACCCTTGGCTCTATCTTCAGGCAGAAAAGTGTGCTCTCCTTGTTGGAGAAGAACTACAAGACCGTGCAGGCACTACAACTATCAGGTTCTTCTGGGGATGCTGAGACAGAAATGGATTTAACGGGATTTGGGGATGCTAATGAGGATCAAAGCATGGAGTTGGATGATGGAAGAGATGATGAAATGGAGGTAGTGGATGGTAACGCAGGAGGGGAGGCTTCTGATTTCAAAGAAAAGGTTTTGAACATCTTGAAGCAGGGAAATTTTGAAGATAAGAGATCATCCAAGCTTACACAAGTAGATTTCTTATACTTGCTCTCTTTGTTCAACAAGGATGGCATACACTTCTCTTGATCTCCACCATGATAACTTACTTTGAGTAATATCCAATTTTGTCTTTGCTAGCTTTGCTGAAACTGAATATTTTTGGGGGATTTTTTGTGGGTTCTATAAAATATAGCTTGTATTATGTTTAAATGTTAAAGATTtcttcaagaaaattttgagataaaaGTAAGTTGCCATTTGAGATGACTGCCTTTTAGTTAAAAGTTAAGTGTTTATCATCTCCCATTTGCCATTTGTTGGAAGAAATGAGAATCTCTTGTATTTTTTGACTGGCATTCAAACCGTTGCATGTTCTGCTAAGCTAAAAAGGCAGAGCTTTCAAGGAGCTCCATCAAGTGATAGGCATGGGGGTTGCATCAGGTTACAGAGAAGACAAGGGAGGGTGTTCTTTGCTCCTGCAGGTTGTGGCTGCTGGTGACGGCGATAAAGATGATGATGAGAATGTGCTGGTAGTGAAATTTTTGGCTTTCCTAGATGTCATAAGTAGTAGGCCTCTACAACGCCCCACCTTTCAAGGAATTGGTAAAATGTTGAGGATAGCTTAACCTGCTGCAAAAATAGAATGGTAGCCCACTGTCTTAGATGGTTTCAATAGACAGTTCTCTTCCTCAACCGTCTACTAGTTGCAGTTTTCCTCACTCTGGATTTCCCAGCATCCATTTCATTACTATCTCCCATTAGCAGATGATAAAAAAGAATGGGTAGTGGATATCTTCTTgctgggaaatgaggcatggaTGGTTGGAAAACAGATTGAAACAACCACGCCATTTTCCAAGATTTCCGCATCCAGTCCATGCTTATTTGTCAGTACTTGTACCTCCTTAGAAATCATTTCCCTCTCCAGCTAGAGAGGTGCATCAGCAGTTCAGTTCTGTCAGCCCTGGAAGAAGTTTCCAGACCACTCTCAGACTCTCTGCTTTGTAGTCTCTATCCTCCTCCACGGCTCCACCTCATCATAGTCCACAGTCCTACTGGATCCAGATGTGGAGAATGAAAATGGTTGCACATCTATGGTATCATGGAAAccaaatttttgtaaatttgaaaaaaaaatgtagattaaatttttttttttttaaaagtccCGGAAAACAAAAGGACAACTTCATTCTTCTACCATATATACATCTTTCAACCAGTGGGTTACTCTAAATCTTGGAACAGATTCTTTGTGTGGACCAATTTtagattatgaaaaaattttgaactcCAAAATACTCACCATTACTGGttatattttttccttcatgACAGTGCAGAAATGAGATGAAAGGAGTTCACCATCTTCAATTCCAAACCCTGGaaagaatttcaaaattgacattCCTGAAACTTTAACCCTTTACAATCAAACTTTTCACTAATATCGATGGaacgaaaattatttaaaattcataaaaatgcttgaaaaaactctaaaaaaaatgataaaataagcaagaatacatattttaaagttatattattttgtcagtgtaattgacatagatataataaaaaagaaaaacattggTAAATTTTAGAAGtgtataaagttagaattgagttaagaaatatttgattttattaaataaaaacattttatatagaaatataatacatatgacattaTAATAGTCCTTAGtatcaaaatgaagatcgatGTGGTTCCATCATATTGTTAGATAAAGGGAGtccatcttgttgaagacaatatttattttaaaatttttaaaatgtttttattaaaacatattttattacattttaaatgaaaattaaattaatttatataaaatattttatttgaggtgtaatttctaaaattttattaaaaatacatggtaacaactttttcaaaattgttaaaattatcTTATGAAGTGTTTATCATATTTACACAAGATAATGCAAAGCTTAGTAAAATTAAATCCATACAAGAtattgaaaaaccaaaaaaaaccaaataaataaatggaagacttgaaaaaaaaaatatatatatatatttcttcaattttatttattgaaaagaaggatgaaatatattttttacaaatattaatgaaaacccatttgaaagaaaataataatgatgaaaatccttttatttatttaatttatattctattcttaaaaaaaattatattttaaatcagtTATGTTTTTGGGTCAAGGCCTACTATTCTAACTTCGCAAGCTAGGGTTTGGTTTCCCTGCAGACTGAGCGGCCGAGCTCTTCCATTGGTACGCTTGagggcttcttcttcttctggttCTCTTTGCTCTTTCTCTGGGTTTTCTCATCTACTTCAGCTTCATTTTTCTGGGTTTCATTTCTTTGTTCTGTTCTTATATGTTTTTGGAACTACCCACCTGTTTTTGTTATTGGCAATGTTCATCATCTGAATTCAGAAATCTATGGTCAAATTAGGGTATCAGTTTGTGGTGTGGTTTCTCGAGAATATGGGAACCCAGGTGTTTGATATATGGTCGGTACTGCTTGTAAGTATTGGAAGAGTGGAATTCTTTGAAACATGGAATTAGAATGCAGACTAGAGAAAGATGAGATTTTAGTTTCTGGGTCGGTGCATTTGAACTGAAATTATGTGATTTTTGCTCAAATGTTCAAAGAATGAGAAGCTCGTTACGCAGAGCGAAGACTTAGGTAATTAAAAACCTTGACTCTCTCCATGTTTGATGCCAAAAGAAATCAGGGTTTGATTTTCTCCCCTTACGAGTTTTTGCACTGGAAAACACATGATTGGAACTGTGGGAGGTAATTTAAACCACACAACATCCACAAGGAAGTCTGAAAAGGTTTTGGATATGGGGATGTGGATGAGGAAGTCTGCTGCTGCTACCGCTACTCTGGTGGCTAGTCATGTCAAATGTATCAAAAACTTTATATGCCTGTGTCGAGTCCCTCGTCTTGTATGGACCTAAGGGTTCATTTGCAATCCAGTGCCTCTTTCAATGAGACCACCTCACTGAAACTCATTCACCAATGGTTTCAAACTTGGATTGCCATTCCCAAATCCTAGTTGGAAAAAAATCAATCTGAAACAAAACATAGTGTATCATCTTCATTAGTTTTGCCTTCTTATTCTGCCTCTGATTCATTCAGCTTGGTGGAAAATCTTATAGTGATGAAGCCCTTGAGGCCTAGCCCAAGTGGCAAGGGGTTGTGTGGAGTTTCAGGTTAGATTCTTACACAGGGGATAGACAGAGAGATGGGGGGATGAGATTCTTAGGAAAGAGGGAGGGAGGGAAGGGGGTTTTAGGTTTGGTCCATAGGAGAGCAAGAGGGAAGAGGGGAGGAAGAGAGGAGTTGGGGGGttggttttgtttggtttggtttcAGGTTTGATTCTTAGGGGCTAGAGAGGGAGGGAGTGACAACAATGATACTGGTGGCTGCTGTAGATTCATATGGGAGAGAACTCTTCTGCCCTGGAAGGCACTTAGGACAACTGGAAAACAAATTTCCACACTGCAATTAGGAAGTATAAAAGCTTGCATAATGTAAAGATTCATGACAAGAGGCAATTACTTAGCAAGGCAATTGTAGCAGGATTATCAAACTTTCCAGTTTACCAGAGTGATTTAGTATCCATGTCGATGGCAGTAGTTCTGGCAATTATTTGATGCAATTGATTTCTTTTCGAATGTAGAGAAAATAGGCTTTCGAGGAAAAGGCAGTTTATCCACTTATTCTTAAAATGGGAAATCATAGAAAACACATAATTTATTCCAATATTGGGTCTAGAAAATCCCAGTCTAATCTTTTTCTCCAATGGGTTGTGATGCAGATTGTCTAGACACACAAGACACGTGATGGAGGCACAGACTGAGGGTGGCTCTCCTCCTAAGCCTCGGGTTAAAGCCACGCTTAACCTTGGACCAGAAACATATTCTGTGAATGCAAGCAAAGGTACCATTTCTGAGCAATTGGTTTCAGTGAAAGAAGAGAGCATGGGCATACTGAAGGAATTCATCACCAAACATAATGTTCCTAATGACGTCCCTGATGAACCACTGGAAGCCTCTTCAGAAGACGAAGATGAAGTCCCCGAGAATCCTCCTGTGACAAAGAAGCGAAAATAGCTCCATTCCtgtaatactttttttttggtattgaaTCTAAACACGAATGGGAAGCTCCCTTTGATCTAAAGGCAATCTGGAAATTCTGTACTAGCTATTCATAGAAGATCAAAGTGCAATACATTTCTTTCCATTCCATTTCTGTGATATATTCATTTGCAGCAaatttttttagggaggatAGAGGGGAGGCCATAAATGTCCATACAGAAATTGATTTTCGGAATGAAAATGACATGATTGGTAAAATCTCCTAAGAGATGTTGTACAGATTTGTATCTCCCAATGTGGATGgactgaaaataaaaaataaaaaaaaatataatacatatttgatgaaatttcgaACTCGAGAGAATTATGTATATTTAGTCAAAACATCAAGAAAAACGAATAAAATTAatccttataaaaaaatatattttagaattttaatagAAACCTCCGAGTATTTCCAGAAAagcgactcaaggtatacaaaccTATACACTCACCACCAGAAAggccaaagaaaaaaagagaccCAAAAACCAACAGGCCcaaaaaacaaccttaaaaggatctcaaccaatcaataaaattaaccatAGATTGAGGGCATTcgactataaacaacttagcctCATACCAAAGAAAGAGAATAAAGGAATATTTTATTCTCTGGATTAACAACTTATCATCCATGAATGCCAATCTATTCAtcgccttccaaaccgtccaaaatatatgaagagaagcagctctccacaccttcttgcATTTTTTGCCCACAAATGAACCATGCCAGTTAAGaagagtctctctaactgaagaggccaacacccaagacaccccaaccAAGGTAAAAAGTAACTCCCATAAGGCCCTTGTTTTTTAACAATGAAGAAGCAAATGGTCTATGGTCTCCTCATTCCCaagacacataaaacatctatttgccaaagatCATCCTCTTTTTTGAACAAGATCTAGGGTTAAAGTCTTACCCCAAGCAAcctcccatgcaaagaaacTAATTTTGGGTTGTACCCACACATTCCAAATACAGCTAGAAGGAAACAAAACAAGGCAATCCGCTTCTAGAGTAAGGTAGAGAGACTTGGCCAAGAATTTGCCGCTCTTTGTTTCGATCCAAACCACCATATCATCTACATCTCCAAGCAATCCCTTCATGTGAAGACGCTCCAAAAATATTTccgcctcctccacctcccaatcatttagggCTCTTGAAAAGTAGGGATTCTAACCCCCCTTAGCCAAAGGATCCCAAACATCCGCCACCCAAGCTTCCTTTTCAGCGGACAAAGTAAAGAGGGAAGGAAAAGACTCACACGGAGGGAaatccccacaccatctatcccttCAAAATCTCACTCTCCTCCCGTTGCCAACACTGAAAGAAATCCATGCGCCCACCAACTCCCAGtccatccttattcctttcCAAATCCCTATGTCATgcgcctctctcacttcccgagaGCACCAACCTCATCTATCTTCCCCATatttccctctaatcacttgattccacaaagcctctctctcatttgtgAATCGTCAATTCCTTTTGGAAAGGAGAGTCTTATTGAGAATGGAAAGACATTTGACCCCCAATCTccctttctttttacttaaacATACCACctcccatcttactaaatgTGGTTTTCGCTCCAAGATGCCACTaccccaaaggaagtccctttggatCTACTCTAGTCTTCGTCTAACTGAACTTGGTAGTCTCAATAAggacataaagtaaataggaAGATTCGACAAAGTACTTCGGATTAGAGTTGCTCTCCCTCCCTTGGATAAGtgttgtctcttccacataggTAATCTTTTACGGAAGCGCTCTTTCACTCCATTCCACACTGATACCGACTTAAACGGAGCACCTAAAGGAAGGCCCAGATAAGTGGACAGGAGACTACCCACTCTACAACCGAAGTCCAAGGCAAGATCATCAATATTCTCTACCCTCCCTACTGGAATGAGTTGACTCTTCTCCAAGTTAATTCTCAACCCCGATacagcctcaaaccacataagcaaccaacTTAGGCAAGTCACTTGATCTTGAGAAGTTTGTCAAAACACCAAGGTGTCATCAGTAAACAACAAGTGGGAAATATGAACTCCTTCTTCATTCCTACCCTTCACCTTACAGCCCGACATAAAACCTCCTTCCACAACCCTTTTAAGAAAATAGCTAAAGACCTccatggcaatcacaaagaGATAAGGCGAGAGAGGATCACCTTGCCTCAATCCCCTTGAACTTTGAAAGAATCCTGTAGACGTTCCATTAACCATCACAGAGAAACTTGCAGTAGATATGCACCACTTAATCCACTctatccatttctccccaaaacccattttatgCATAACTATGAGAAGAAAAGACCAATCCACATTGTCATATGCCTTCTCTATGTCAAGTTTGCACATGATCTCATTTTCATTATTCTTCGTACCCGAGTCAATGGCTTCATTAGCTATTAGCACTGCATCTAgaatttgtctaccctccacaaaagcCCCTTGAGCCTTAGaaaccacctttcc
Above is a genomic segment from Vitis riparia cultivar Riparia Gloire de Montpellier isolate 1030 chromosome 7, EGFV_Vit.rip_1.0, whole genome shotgun sequence containing:
- the LOC117919433 gene encoding ribosomal RNA small subunit methyltransferase, encoding MAGGKMKKEKPSHGASASKHYQGGVTFHKSKGQHILKNPLLVDSIVEKSGIKSTDVILEIGPGTGNLTKKLLEAGKSVIAVEVDPRMVLELQRRFQGTPLSNRLKVIQGDVLRCDLPYFDICVANIPYQISSPLTFKLLAHRPVFRCAVIMFQREFAMRLVAQPGDNLYCRLSVNTQLLARVSHLLKVGKNNFRPPPKVDSSVVRIEPRKPLPPVNFKEWDGLVRLCFNRKNKTLGSIFRQKSVLSLLEKNYKTVQALQLSGSSGDAETEMDLTGFGDANEDQSMELDDGRDDEMEVVDGNAGGEASDFKEKVLNILKQGNFEDKRSSKLTQVDFLYLLSLFNKDGIHFS